In Streptomyces qaidamensis, one DNA window encodes the following:
- a CDS encoding DeoR/GlpR family DNA-binding transcription regulator, with the protein MFAAERRQLILEMVRANGAVSLRELARVVQTSEVTVRRDVRALEAEGLLDRRHGGAVLPGGFTRESGFPQKSHLATAEKTAIADLAANFVEEGEAIVVGAGTTTQELARRLARVPGLTVVTNSLLVAQALAHANRVEVVMTGGTLRGSNYALVGSGAEQSLHGLRVSRAFLSGSGLTAERGLSTSNMLSASVDRALVQAAAEVVVLADHTKLGTDTMFQTVPTDLITRLVTDEPPAHDDRAATELQALADQGVQIAVAGGQGGSAGSGPGGPGGDAVPARQQRRDVPVPGPRRQVPGGGGGLRSTTMLGDQGPGAERARVADLRRR; encoded by the coding sequence GTGTTCGCTGCAGAACGTCGCCAATTGATCCTCGAAATGGTGCGAGCCAACGGGGCCGTGTCGCTCCGTGAGCTCGCCCGCGTCGTCCAGACCTCCGAAGTGACCGTACGGCGGGACGTGCGCGCGCTGGAGGCAGAAGGACTCCTCGACCGCCGGCACGGCGGTGCGGTACTGCCGGGCGGTTTCACGCGGGAGTCCGGCTTTCCGCAGAAGTCTCATCTCGCGACCGCCGAGAAGACCGCCATCGCCGACCTCGCCGCGAACTTCGTGGAAGAGGGGGAGGCGATCGTGGTCGGGGCGGGTACGACGACCCAGGAGCTGGCGCGCCGGCTCGCCCGGGTGCCCGGGCTGACCGTCGTCACCAACTCACTCCTCGTCGCCCAGGCGTTGGCCCATGCCAACCGGGTCGAGGTGGTGATGACCGGCGGCACGCTCCGCGGTTCCAACTACGCCCTCGTCGGCAGCGGTGCCGAGCAGTCCCTGCACGGGCTGCGGGTGTCGCGGGCGTTCCTGTCCGGGAGCGGGCTGACCGCCGAGCGCGGGCTGTCCACGTCCAACATGCTGTCGGCCTCCGTCGACCGGGCGCTGGTTCAGGCCGCGGCGGAGGTGGTCGTACTCGCCGACCACACGAAGCTCGGTACCGACACCATGTTCCAGACGGTGCCCACGGATCTCATCACGCGCCTCGTCACGGACGAACCGCCCGCCCACGACGACCGTGCGGCCACGGAACTCCAGGCGCTTGCCGACCAGGGCGTTCAGATCGCCGTGGCCGGGGGGCAAGGGGGTTCGGCGGGGTCGGGTCCGGGGGGCCCGGGGGGTGATGCCGTCCCGGCGCGTCAGCAGCGCCGGGATGTGCCGGTGCCGGGGCCTCGGCGGCAGGTGCCGGGGGGTGGGGGCGGGTTGCGCTCCACGACGATGCTGGGGGACCAGGGGCCCGGGGCCGAGCGGGCTCGGGTGGCGGATCTGCGGCGGCGTTGA
- a CDS encoding acetyl/propionyl/methylcrotonyl-CoA carboxylase subunit alpha, producing MRKVLIANRGEIAVRVARACRDAGIASVAVYADPDRDALHVRAADEAFALGGDTPGTSYLDIEKVLGAARESGADAIHPGYGFLSENAEFAQAVLDAGLIWIGPPPQAIRDLGDKVAARHIAQRAGAPLVAGTPDPVSGADEVVAFAEEHGLPIAIKAAFGGGGRGLKVARTLEEVPELYDSAVREAVAAFGRGECFVERYLDKPRHVETQCLADQHGNVVVVSTRDCSLQRRHQKLVEEAPAPFLSDAQMEELYSASKAILKEAGYVGAGTVEFLVGLDGTISFLEVNTRLQVEHPVTEEVAGIDLVREMFRIADGEELGYGDPELRGHSFEFRINGEDPGRNFLPAPGTVTTFAPPSGPGVRLDAGVESGSVIGPAWDSLLAKLIVTGRTRKEALQRAARALEEFQVEGMATAIPFHRAVVKDPAFAPELTDSSDPFTVHTRWIETEFVNEIKPFAAPADTEADEEPGRETVVVEVGGKRLEVSLPSSLGMSLARTGLAAGAKPKRRAAKKSGPVASGDTLASPMQGTIVKVAVEEGQEVKEGDLVVVLEAMKMEQPLNAHRSGTIKGLSAEIGASVTSGAAICEIKD from the coding sequence GTGCGCAAGGTGCTCATCGCCAACCGTGGCGAAATCGCTGTCCGCGTGGCCCGGGCCTGCCGGGATGCCGGTATCGCGAGCGTGGCCGTCTACGCCGACCCGGATCGGGACGCTCTGCATGTCCGCGCCGCGGATGAGGCGTTCGCCCTGGGCGGTGACACGCCGGGCACCAGCTACCTCGACATCGAGAAGGTGCTGGGCGCCGCCCGCGAGTCGGGGGCGGACGCGATCCACCCCGGCTACGGCTTCCTCTCCGAGAACGCCGAGTTCGCGCAGGCGGTCCTGGACGCGGGCCTGATCTGGATCGGCCCGCCGCCGCAGGCGATCCGCGACCTGGGCGACAAGGTCGCCGCCCGGCACATCGCGCAGCGCGCCGGTGCCCCGCTGGTGGCCGGTACGCCCGACCCGGTGTCCGGTGCCGACGAGGTCGTCGCCTTCGCCGAGGAGCACGGCCTGCCGATCGCGATCAAGGCCGCCTTCGGTGGCGGCGGTCGCGGTCTGAAGGTCGCCCGCACCCTCGAAGAGGTGCCGGAGCTGTACGACTCGGCGGTCCGTGAGGCCGTCGCCGCGTTCGGCCGGGGCGAGTGCTTCGTCGAGCGGTACCTGGACAAGCCGCGGCACGTGGAGACCCAGTGCCTGGCCGACCAGCACGGCAACGTGGTCGTCGTCTCCACCCGTGACTGCTCGCTGCAGCGCCGCCACCAGAAGCTGGTGGAGGAGGCCCCGGCCCCCTTCCTGTCCGACGCGCAGATGGAGGAGCTGTACTCCGCCTCCAAGGCGATCCTGAAGGAGGCCGGCTACGTCGGCGCCGGCACGGTCGAGTTCCTCGTCGGCCTCGACGGCACGATCTCCTTCCTGGAAGTCAACACCCGTCTCCAGGTGGAGCACCCGGTCACCGAGGAGGTCGCCGGCATCGACCTCGTGCGCGAGATGTTCCGCATCGCCGACGGCGAGGAGCTCGGCTACGGCGACCCGGAGCTGCGCGGCCACTCCTTCGAGTTCCGCATCAACGGTGAGGACCCGGGCCGCAACTTCCTCCCCGCTCCCGGCACGGTCACGACGTTCGCCCCGCCGTCCGGCCCGGGTGTGCGTCTGGACGCGGGTGTGGAGTCCGGCTCGGTCATCGGCCCGGCGTGGGACTCCCTGCTGGCCAAGCTGATCGTCACCGGCCGCACGCGCAAGGAGGCGCTGCAGCGGGCCGCCCGTGCGCTGGAGGAGTTCCAGGTCGAGGGCATGGCGACGGCGATCCCGTTCCACCGTGCGGTCGTCAAGGACCCGGCGTTCGCGCCCGAGCTGACGGACTCGTCCGACCCGTTCACGGTCCACACCCGCTGGATCGAGACGGAGTTCGTCAACGAGATCAAGCCGTTCGCCGCGCCGGCCGACACCGAGGCGGACGAGGAGCCGGGCCGCGAGACGGTCGTCGTCGAGGTCGGCGGCAAGCGTCTTGAGGTCTCCCTGCCGTCGTCGCTGGGCATGTCCCTGGCCCGTACGGGTCTCGCGGCGGGCGCCAAGCCGAAGCGCCGCGCGGCGAAGAAGTCGGGCCCGGTGGCTTCCGGCGACACCCTCGCGTCCCCGATGCAGGGCACCATCGTCAAGGTGGCCGTCGAGGAGGGCCAGGAGGTCAAGGAGGGCGACCTGGTCGTCGTCCTGGAGGCCATGAAGATGGAGCAGCCCCTCAACGCGCACCGGTCGGGCACGATCAAGGGCCTGAGCGCGGAGATCGGCGCGTCGGTGACGTCGGGCGCGGCCATCTGCGAGATCAAGGACTGA
- a CDS encoding Maf family protein, with protein MTDQRRRRLVLASQSPARLGLLRQAGLAPEVIVSGVDEDAVTAPTPAELALALAEAKASVVAARPEVKGALVIGCDSVLDLDGQALGKPADAGEATARWKSMRGRAGTLQTGHCVYDTLTGRYVSATASTVVHFGDPSDEEIAAYVASGEPLYVAGAFTLDGRSAPFIDGIDGDHGNVIGISLPLLRRLLAELGVGITELWAPAEK; from the coding sequence ATGACTGATCAGCGCCGCAGGCGACTCGTCCTCGCCTCCCAGTCCCCCGCCCGGCTCGGACTGCTCCGCCAGGCCGGCCTCGCCCCCGAGGTGATCGTGAGCGGCGTCGACGAGGACGCCGTCACCGCCCCCACCCCCGCCGAGCTGGCCCTCGCCCTGGCCGAGGCGAAGGCGTCCGTCGTGGCGGCCCGGCCGGAGGTCAAGGGCGCGCTCGTGATCGGCTGCGACTCGGTGCTCGACCTGGACGGCCAGGCCCTCGGCAAGCCCGCGGACGCAGGGGAGGCCACCGCCCGCTGGAAGTCGATGCGCGGCCGCGCCGGCACCCTCCAGACCGGCCACTGCGTCTACGACACGCTCACCGGCCGCTACGTCTCCGCCACCGCCTCCACGGTCGTCCACTTCGGCGACCCCAGCGACGAGGAGATCGCCGCCTACGTCGCCTCCGGCGAACCCCTCTACGTCGCCGGGGCGTTCACACTGGACGGCCGCTCGGCCCCGTTCATCGACGGCATCGACGGCGACCACGGCAACGTCATCGGAATCAGCCTGCCCCTGCTGAGGCGGCTGCTGGCCGAACTGGGTGTCGGCATCACGGAGTTGTGGGCGCCGGCGGAGAAGTGA
- the mmpB gene encoding morphogenic membrane protein MmpB, whose protein sequence is MLWSDPENEPPEELRDMQGMLRRLSVLLALAMVLAMIVIGVR, encoded by the coding sequence ATGCTGTGGTCCGACCCCGAGAACGAACCGCCCGAAGAACTGCGTGACATGCAGGGCATGCTGCGGCGGCTGAGCGTTCTCCTGGCCCTGGCGATGGTGCTCGCGATGATCGTGATCGGAGTGAGGTGA
- a CDS encoding acyl-CoA carboxylase epsilon subunit — MTIKVVRGNPTPEELAAALAVVRARAAAAAAAPPGAPTSRDSWSDPSRIASHRLPLPGPAAWGRTYWPG, encoded by the coding sequence ATGACGATCAAGGTCGTACGGGGCAACCCGACCCCGGAGGAGCTGGCCGCCGCCCTGGCGGTGGTCAGGGCCCGCGCCGCGGCGGCGGCAGCCGCCCCGCCCGGCGCGCCGACGTCCCGCGATTCCTGGTCCGACCCGTCCCGCATCGCGTCCCACCGCCTGCCCCTGCCGGGACCGGCGGCGTGGGGCCGCACCTACTGGCCGGGGTGA
- a CDS encoding acyl-CoA carboxylase subunit beta translates to MSEPEEQQQPDIHTTAGKLADLKRRIEEATHAGSARAVEKQHAKGKLTARERIELLLDEGSFVELDEFARHRSTNFGLDKNRPYGDGVVTGYGTVDGRPVAVFSQDFTVFGGALGEVYGQKIVKVMDFALKTGCPVIGINDSGGARIQEGVASLGAYGEIFRRNTHASGVIPQISLVVGPCAGGAVYSPAITDFTVMVDQTSHMFITGPDVIKTVTGEDVGFEELGGARTHNATSGVAHHMAGDEKDAIEYIKQLLSYLPSNNLSEAPAFPEEADLEVSDEDRELDVIVPDSANQPYDMHAVIEHVLDDAEFFETQPLYAPNIVTGFGRVEGHPVGIVANQPMQFAGCLDIKASEKAARFVRTCDAFNVPVITFVDVPGFLPGVDQEHDGIIRRGAKLIYAYAEATVPLITIITRKAFGGAYDVMGSKHLGADLNLAWPTAQIAVMGAQGAVNILHRRTIAEAEAGGEDLEAVRARLIQEYEDALLNPYVAAERGYIDAVILPSDTRRHVVRGLRQLRTKRESLPPKKHGNIPL, encoded by the coding sequence ATGTCCGAGCCGGAAGAGCAGCAGCAGCCCGACATTCACACGACCGCGGGCAAGCTCGCGGATCTGAAGCGACGCATCGAGGAAGCGACACACGCCGGCTCCGCACGCGCAGTCGAAAAGCAGCACGCCAAGGGCAAGCTGACGGCCCGTGAGCGGATCGAGCTCCTGCTCGACGAGGGCTCCTTCGTCGAGCTGGACGAGTTCGCCCGGCACCGCTCCACCAACTTCGGCCTCGACAAGAACCGCCCCTACGGCGACGGCGTCGTCACCGGGTACGGAACCGTCGACGGCCGTCCGGTCGCCGTGTTCTCGCAGGACTTCACCGTCTTCGGCGGAGCCCTCGGCGAGGTCTACGGGCAGAAGATCGTCAAGGTCATGGACTTCGCCCTGAAGACCGGCTGCCCGGTCATCGGCATCAACGACTCCGGCGGCGCCCGCATCCAGGAGGGTGTCGCCTCGCTCGGCGCCTACGGCGAGATCTTCCGCCGCAACACCCACGCCTCCGGCGTCATCCCGCAGATCAGCCTGGTCGTCGGCCCCTGCGCGGGCGGCGCGGTCTACTCCCCGGCCATCACCGACTTCACGGTCATGGTCGACCAGACCTCGCACATGTTCATCACCGGCCCCGACGTCATCAAGACCGTCACGGGCGAAGACGTCGGCTTCGAGGAACTGGGCGGCGCCCGCACCCACAACGCGACGTCCGGCGTCGCCCACCACATGGCGGGCGACGAGAAGGACGCCATCGAGTACATCAAGCAGCTGCTGTCCTACCTGCCGTCCAACAACCTCTCCGAGGCACCGGCCTTCCCCGAGGAGGCCGACCTCGAGGTCAGCGACGAGGACCGCGAGCTGGACGTGATCGTCCCGGACAGCGCCAACCAGCCGTACGACATGCACGCGGTGATCGAGCACGTCCTGGACGACGCCGAGTTCTTCGAGACGCAACCGCTGTACGCGCCGAACATCGTCACCGGCTTCGGCCGCGTCGAGGGCCACCCGGTCGGCATCGTCGCCAACCAGCCCATGCAGTTCGCCGGCTGCCTGGACATCAAGGCCAGCGAGAAGGCCGCCCGCTTCGTGCGCACCTGCGACGCCTTCAACGTCCCGGTCATCACCTTCGTCGACGTCCCGGGCTTCCTGCCCGGCGTCGACCAGGAGCACGACGGCATCATCCGCCGCGGCGCCAAGTTGATCTACGCCTACGCCGAGGCGACCGTCCCGCTCATCACGATCATCACCCGCAAGGCGTTCGGCGGCGCGTACGACGTCATGGGCTCCAAGCACCTGGGCGCCGACCTCAACCTCGCCTGGCCCACCGCCCAGATCGCCGTCATGGGCGCCCAGGGCGCGGTCAACATCCTGCACCGCCGCACCATCGCCGAGGCCGAGGCGGGCGGCGAGGACCTGGAGGCGGTCCGCGCCCGGCTGATCCAGGAGTACGAGGACGCCCTCCTCAACCCCTACGTCGCGGCCGAGCGCGGCTACATCGACGCCGTGATCCTGCCCTCCGACACCCGCCGTCACGTCGTACGCGGCCTGCGTCAACTGCGTACCAAGCGGGAATCCCTGCCTCCGAAGAAGCACGGCAACATCCCCCTCTAG
- a CDS encoding biotin--[acetyl-CoA-carboxylase] ligase — protein sequence MKTPPGADGNSSDGPREPRSSRWSDLGRPPLNVTALRRGLVRQGGLWSEVDVVQRTGSTNSDLVARAAKGEVTEGAVLVAEEQTAGRGRLDRQWTAPPRSGLFFSVLLTPSEVPVARWGWLPLLTGVAVATGLSRAAGVDTALKWPNDLLVTVGGVERKAGGILAERAGDGVVIGVGINVSLKDDELPVPTAGSLGLAGAVSTDRDPLLRGVLRSLEEWYGKWRGAGGDPGPSGLQEAYAAGCATLGRVVRAELPGDRSVVGEAVAVDGDGRLVLATEEGVQEPVGAGDIVHLRPA from the coding sequence ATGAAGACGCCACCAGGTGCAGATGGAAACTCGTCCGACGGGCCCCGTGAGCCGAGGTCGAGCCGATGGTCCGACCTTGGCCGCCCGCCCCTCAACGTCACGGCCCTGCGCCGGGGTCTGGTGCGGCAGGGAGGGCTGTGGTCGGAGGTGGACGTGGTGCAGCGCACCGGCTCCACGAACTCCGATCTGGTGGCCCGGGCGGCGAAGGGCGAGGTGACCGAGGGCGCGGTGCTGGTCGCCGAGGAGCAGACGGCGGGCCGCGGCCGCCTCGACCGCCAGTGGACGGCGCCGCCCCGCTCCGGCCTCTTCTTCTCCGTCCTGCTCACACCGAGCGAGGTGCCGGTCGCACGCTGGGGGTGGCTGCCGCTGCTCACGGGCGTCGCGGTGGCGACGGGCCTGTCGCGTGCGGCCGGCGTGGACACGGCCCTGAAGTGGCCGAACGACCTGCTGGTCACGGTGGGGGGCGTGGAGCGCAAGGCCGGCGGAATCCTGGCCGAGCGGGCTGGCGACGGGGTCGTCATCGGGGTCGGCATCAACGTCTCGCTCAAGGACGACGAACTGCCGGTGCCGACGGCGGGGTCGCTGGGCCTGGCCGGGGCCGTGAGCACGGACCGGGATCCGCTGCTGCGGGGGGTGCTGCGCTCGCTGGAGGAGTGGTACGGCAAGTGGCGCGGGGCCGGGGGCGACCCGGGGCCGAGCGGGTTGCAGGAGGCGTATGCGGCCGGCTGCGCGACGCTCGGGAGAGTGGTGCGGGCGGAGCTGCCGGGGGATCGGTCGGTCGTGGGGGAAGCGGTGGCTGTGGACGGGGACGGGCGACTGGTGCTGGCGACAGAGGAGGGGGTGCAGGAGCCGGTCGGGGCCGGGGACATCGTGCACCTGAGGCCGGCGTGA
- a CDS encoding adenylate/guanylate cyclase domain-containing protein: MTVDDSGSGEDAQGADSGEDPLALRLEGLILGAERRYTPFQAARSAGVSMELASRFWRAMGFADIGQAKALTEADVLALRRLAGLVEAGLLSEAMAVQVARSTGQTTARLAEWQIDSFLEGLTEPPEPGMTRTEVTYPIVELLLPELEEFLVYVWRRQLAASAGRVVQAADDEEMVDRRLAVGFADLVGFTRLTRRMEEEELGELVEAFETTAADLVAANGGRLIKTLGDEVLYAADDAGTAAEIALRLIETMAHDETMPELRVGMAFGTVTTRMGDVFGTTVNLASRLTSIAPKDAVLVDTAFAEELIRTQDAPASEAEAVEEAAAAEKEGEEPPSYRFGLQPMWQRPVRGLGVVEPWLLTRRDSAP, translated from the coding sequence GTGACCGTCGACGACTCGGGTTCCGGCGAGGACGCGCAGGGCGCCGACTCCGGCGAGGACCCGCTCGCCCTGCGCCTCGAAGGGCTCATCCTGGGCGCCGAGCGCCGCTACACCCCGTTTCAGGCGGCCCGCAGCGCCGGCGTCTCCATGGAACTGGCCTCCCGCTTCTGGCGGGCCATGGGCTTCGCCGACATCGGCCAGGCCAAGGCCCTCACGGAGGCCGATGTGCTCGCCCTGCGGCGCCTCGCCGGTCTCGTCGAGGCGGGGCTGCTGAGCGAGGCGATGGCCGTGCAGGTGGCCCGGTCCACCGGGCAGACCACCGCGCGGCTCGCCGAGTGGCAGATCGACTCCTTCCTGGAGGGGCTGACCGAGCCGCCCGAGCCGGGCATGACGCGCACCGAGGTGACGTACCCGATCGTCGAGCTGCTCCTGCCCGAGCTGGAGGAGTTCCTGGTCTACGTCTGGCGCCGGCAGCTCGCCGCCTCGGCCGGACGGGTCGTGCAGGCGGCCGACGACGAGGAGATGGTCGACCGGCGCCTCGCCGTCGGCTTCGCCGATCTGGTCGGGTTCACGCGGCTCACCCGCCGCATGGAGGAGGAGGAGCTCGGCGAGCTGGTCGAGGCCTTCGAGACCACGGCCGCGGACCTGGTGGCCGCCAACGGCGGGCGGCTGATCAAGACCCTCGGCGACGAGGTGCTCTACGCCGCCGACGACGCCGGTACGGCCGCCGAGATCGCCCTGCGGCTGATCGAGACCATGGCGCACGACGAGACGATGCCGGAGCTGCGCGTCGGCATGGCGTTCGGCACGGTGACCACCCGTATGGGTGATGTGTTCGGTACGACCGTGAATCTGGCCTCCCGGCTCACCTCGATAGCTCCGAAGGACGCCGTCCTCGTCGACACCGCCTTCGCCGAGGAGCTGATCCGTACGCAGGACGCCCCGGCCTCGGAGGCGGAGGCGGTCGAGGAGGCCGCGGCGGCGGAGAAGGAGGGCGAGGAGCCCCCGTCGTACCGGTTCGGGCTGCAGCCGATGTGGCAGCGGCCGGTGCGTGGCCTGGGCGTCGTGGAGCCGTGGCTGCTCACGCGGCGGGACAGCGCGCCGTAA
- a CDS encoding enoyl-CoA hydratase/isomerase family protein, which translates to MSEERFGEFVAVRRHEQGHVAELVLDRPKAMNAVSTEMARSIAGACAALGEDREVRAVVLTSTHERAFCVGADLKERNSFSDADLLRQRPVTRGAYTGVLELPVPTVAAVHGFALGGGFELALACDVIVADRTAVVGLPEVSVGVIPGGGGTQLLPRRVGAARAAELIFSARRVEAAEAGELGLVDQLVEEGRDREAALALAARIAGNSPVGLRAAKRALRLGQGLDLRAGLEVEDAAWRATAFSGDRAEGVAAFNERRKPQWPGE; encoded by the coding sequence ATGAGTGAGGAACGGTTCGGGGAGTTCGTGGCGGTGCGGCGGCACGAGCAGGGGCACGTCGCGGAGCTCGTCCTCGACCGGCCCAAGGCCATGAACGCGGTGTCGACGGAGATGGCGCGCTCCATCGCCGGGGCGTGTGCGGCGCTGGGGGAGGACCGGGAGGTGCGGGCCGTCGTCCTGACCTCGACGCACGAGCGGGCGTTCTGTGTCGGCGCAGATCTGAAGGAGCGGAACTCGTTCAGCGACGCGGATCTGCTGCGGCAGCGGCCGGTGACACGGGGGGCGTACACCGGGGTGCTGGAGCTGCCGGTGCCGACGGTGGCGGCGGTGCACGGGTTCGCGCTCGGGGGCGGGTTCGAGCTGGCGCTGGCCTGCGACGTGATCGTGGCGGACCGGACGGCGGTCGTGGGCCTGCCGGAGGTGTCGGTCGGGGTGATCCCCGGGGGCGGGGGCACGCAGTTGCTGCCGCGGCGGGTCGGGGCGGCCCGGGCGGCCGAGCTGATCTTCTCCGCGCGGCGGGTGGAGGCCGCGGAGGCCGGCGAGCTGGGGCTGGTCGATCAGCTGGTGGAGGAGGGGCGGGACCGGGAGGCGGCGCTGGCGCTGGCGGCCCGGATCGCCGGGAACTCCCCGGTGGGGCTGCGGGCGGCGAAGCGGGCGCTGCGGCTCGGGCAGGGACTGGATCTGCGTGCCGGGCTGGAGGTCGAGGACGCGGCATGGCGGGCCACGGCGTTCTCGGGGGACCGGGCGGAGGGTGTCGCGGCCTTCAACGAGCGGCGCAAGCCGCAGTGGCCGGGGGAGTAG
- a CDS encoding GGDEF domain-containing protein, with the protein MGEDRRLAAVVALAQGMAAAHGSREAWRAAAVGACRALGGSFAALSVWERELGRLRVLVNVGELAEGEEEFPEDEAYPVHQFAEITEFLHEQWAGGGEPDAWVETAEGPAAGRQSGYCHQRVAALRRRGRGCCVVAPIVLHGRAWGELYVARPAGEAVFGRGDADFATVLASVVAAGIAQTERLEEARRLAFTDSLTGLANRRAVDVRLERAIERHRRDGAVVSLVVCDLNGLKRVNDTHGHAAGDRLLERFGSVLSLCGAMLPGALAARLGGDEFCLLAVGPPADQVVKAAGELCRRAAELELGDGVACGVASTEDPIGPVRSARRLFRLADAAQYRAKAERASRPVVAGRAGPDDPVVRLADEPSQESGGERRRFRGRHAP; encoded by the coding sequence ATGGGTGAGGACAGACGGCTGGCGGCCGTCGTCGCATTGGCTCAGGGGATGGCGGCCGCACACGGGTCGCGTGAGGCGTGGCGTGCCGCGGCCGTCGGGGCGTGCCGGGCGCTGGGTGGGAGTTTCGCCGCGCTGTCGGTGTGGGAGCGGGAGCTCGGGCGGCTGCGGGTCCTCGTGAACGTCGGCGAGCTGGCGGAGGGCGAGGAGGAGTTCCCGGAGGACGAGGCCTACCCGGTGCACCAGTTCGCCGAGATCACCGAGTTCCTGCACGAGCAGTGGGCCGGCGGCGGGGAGCCCGACGCCTGGGTGGAGACCGCCGAAGGGCCCGCCGCCGGGCGGCAGTCCGGGTACTGCCACCAGCGGGTCGCCGCCCTGCGCCGCCGGGGCCGCGGCTGCTGCGTGGTCGCGCCCATCGTGCTGCACGGCCGGGCCTGGGGCGAGCTGTACGTGGCCCGCCCGGCCGGTGAGGCCGTCTTCGGGCGGGGCGACGCCGACTTCGCCACGGTCCTGGCCTCCGTCGTGGCCGCCGGCATCGCCCAGACCGAGCGGCTGGAGGAGGCCCGGCGGCTCGCCTTCACCGACTCCCTCACCGGGCTCGCCAACCGCCGTGCCGTGGACGTACGCCTGGAGCGGGCGATCGAGCGGCACCGCAGGGACGGGGCCGTCGTCAGTCTCGTCGTCTGCGATCTGAACGGGCTCAAGCGGGTCAACGACACCCATGGGCACGCCGCCGGCGACCGGCTCCTGGAACGGTTCGGGTCGGTGCTGTCGCTGTGCGGGGCCATGCTGCCCGGGGCGCTGGCCGCACGGCTCGGCGGGGACGAGTTCTGTCTGCTCGCGGTCGGGCCGCCCGCTGACCAGGTCGTCAAGGCGGCCGGTGAACTGTGCCGCAGGGCAGCGGAGTTGGAGCTCGGGGACGGAGTGGCCTGCGGGGTCGCCTCCACCGAGGACCCGATCGGGCCCGTGCGCTCGGCCCGGCGGCTCTTCCGGCTCGCCGACGCCGCCCAGTACCGGGCCAAGGCCGAGCGGGCGAGCAGGCCGGTCGTGGCGGGGCGGGCCGGGCCCGACGATCCCGTCGTGCGGCTGGCGGACGAGCCGTCCCAGGAGTCCGGCGGTGAGCGCCGGCGGTTCCGGGGCCGGCACGCGCCCTGA